One region of Gossypium raimondii isolate GPD5lz chromosome 6, ASM2569854v1, whole genome shotgun sequence genomic DNA includes:
- the LOC105771938 gene encoding cysteine-rich receptor-like protein kinase 14, with protein MEKNWDLILASLLSTVFAKGGFLTASIGQNSDKVYTLAMCRGDFTPDDCYKCVNSTIHNLIANCPNQKEALSWEGQPCHVRYADHLFYGALELDPPEAVYNTGKITSNLTQFDMVWEILMDSVVKKASNDPSTRLMVAIFDDGRKKMHFLLSTLKIAFVFDTSRPEENDNESVVVVMVFNDNRESYPCHFGKTMAREAILR; from the exons ATGGAAAAAAACTGGGACCTTATTCTTGCTTCTCTCCTATCTACTGTCTTTGCAAAAGGTGGTTTCCTTACTGCTAGTATTGGCCAAAACTCTGACAAAGTTTACACTCTTGCTATGTGCAGAGGAGACTTTACTCCAGACGATTGTTATAAATGTGTCAATTCTACAATCCACAACCTTATAGCTAACTGTCCCAACCAGAAGGAAGCCCTTTCATGGGAAGGGCAACCATGCCATGTACGCTATGCAGATCACTTGTTTTATGGAGCCCTGGAGCTAGATCCCCCTGAGGCAGTCTATAACACCGGTAAAATCACATCTAACTTAACACAATTTGATATGGTCTGGGAGATTTTGATGGACAGTGTGGTGAAAAAGGCTTCCAACGACCCTTCTACTC GTTTGATGGTGGCAATTTTCGATGATGGCAGAAAAAAGATGCActtcttattatcaactttgaagattgctttTGTTTTTGATACTTCAAGACCTGAAGAGAATGATAACGAATCTGTTGTT GTCGTGATGGTGTTCAACGACAATAGGGAGTCGTACCCTTGCCATTTTGGTAAAACGATGGCAAGGGAGGCAATCCTCAGGTGA